The Glycine soja cultivar W05 chromosome 19, ASM419377v2, whole genome shotgun sequence genomic sequence aattgacaacacataatgatATGCATGCGTATTAAAGTTTGAGCGTGACACGACATTGACTTAGTAGGAAACATAAACACGAAACATGTTCACGCGtgttcttttgtaaaaaaaagtgaagcaaTCAGTCGGTGAGAACCATGTATATATATGAGACACGACAAACGCTaataaatcacacattatcttgctttcacATACTCTCCCAATTGATACACAAAGTATGGCATTTTTAGTAGAAACCAGTagtcagacgattgtcaactcaaggttgggtttcatttttctaaatggatcgattattcacaatgatagtggggtttacttccaaacttccactccggtgcccattcgagtaccaaacaactgtgattttgcaagcctaaaaaccagaatacacaatacccttcagctaacCGATagacaatttttggatgaaattcactaccgcCAGCCATTCACCCATACAAGTAACCAAATTCActttcaatgtatgcaattgataaatgatgatgatgtcaacacaatgttaatgtgtaatgatcaattttcgtgtgttggtccgattgagttattatgcaccattggaagaacaccagatgaagtaataaacttacttgaacgcactACGACCCCTACTCATGACGCGCTCTTGTATTACAACGGGAGATGGAACATGCCACCCCAAAACAAAATTGTAGGATGtgcgttcacaggaaaaaatccaaagaaatttgaaattcctTCAGGATGTACCCtcgatgaactgaaggatttgataaagcaagttgcacctaaagggattccccctcATGAAATTCACGAATCATAAgcggtaagacgattgttttttcGACAACCAGGACGTtttgagtattcagataaagttataaaaaatgaaattaatgagcTAAAAACCAACGATGAAGtgctgaaggtgttagtacagtctaattactggaaaaaatatgggccaatagaaattttagctgtttttAGTAAACATGGTATGGAATTCGAAGACGATATGGATGCCACGTCGCTAAACGAATGAAtgcaacattgattttttttgtttttaatgtaaCTTTTATCTGTTTGTTTACAACGTGTATGAATTCCATAATAAAATTGAAGGGTggaaatcctatttttttaatttcgtgCTTGTTTTTTTAGGTGTTATTCGGTGGAACTGGCtgacgatattattttttttggcttctttgacgtccaaaaaTGAGAAATAGCACCCCTCCACTGTCTTAGGCGACTTgtgcataatttaaaaaaacacccCGAatatgggtacttgaacatgtgtGAAGGCTCCAAatcctatttattttaatttcgtgcttttttttgaggtgttattcggtGGAACCGGTTGacgatattattattttttgcttctttgatgtccaaacatgagaaatagtgCCCCTCCAATGTCTTAGGCGACTcgtacataatttaaaaaaaaccccgaacatgggtacttgaacatgtgtGAAGGGTGGaaatcctatttttttcaatttcgtgcttgttttttgaggtgttattcggtGGAACCGGTTGacgatattattattttttggcttctttgacgtccaaacatgagaaatagcacCCCTCCAATGTCTTAGGTGACTCGcgcataatttaaaaaaaaaaccccgaACATAGGTACTTGAACATGTGTGAAGGCTccaaaccctttttttttaatttcgttcttgctttttgaggtgttattcggtGGAACCGGCTGacgatattattatttttggcttctttgacgtccaaacatgagaaatagcgcCCCTCCAATGTCTTAGGTGACTCgcgcataattttaaaaaaaaaccatgaacatgggtacttgaacatgtgtGAAGGAtccaaatcctattttttaaaaaatttagctaTCTTACTTTAAAACATAAACATTTAgctatcttatttttaaaaatttataattttaatcttattcTTATTAAGGAAAGTCATCATTTTTGGAATAGGAATCGGAATCGGAATCAGAATCAGTATGTCGTATAGAGTGCAAAAAAAGTAAAgtaaactatattaaacaaaaaagtgtaacaaatacaaaaaatgatgtcaactacaaaacataaaaaaacatcatcaaaGCTCTGTGTGCCGTCTTTGTCGAGCCCTAACACTTCCATCTGTGCTAGCACCCCCCCTGACGATCCTTAGGCAATCTTGCATGATATCATGTAACTTTGTCCCTGCAGTGaccatcctaaggttgagcacacgctccaaaCTTTCTGCGATCGCCTCATAGCCTTCGTAATCATCCTGTGACAgtcataaaaaacatttattacaaaatttaaaataaataacaattcatCAAACATTAAACGCACAAACAATCTTACCACTGCATGTTgaggggggtcaaatgccactggaacctgTGGGATGTCCGGCTGCATGTAGTCCTCATGGTCTGGGGCAGGTGCATGTCTGGGCTGGTCACTTGCCTGGATCGGTATCATGAATGGGTGAGATATCTAgaaaaaccactccatgtaatccgcagatacctgcccGGGCACTACACAAAGGTCACCCACAGCTACTACGTGGTCTGAGAAatgcatccacctgtcatctataTCATCATATGACAACGAAGCGCTAACAGGCGGCGGAGGGATGCTCAGAATGTACCCAAGCTGGCGTAGCACCCTCTCCGATCGAATTGTGACCACCATAGGACCCCATCTCAGCTGACCCTGGAACGATTAAATCAGCTCAAACCCCCTAACCCCTCGATGGTCACTGTAAGGCAACCAGCACACGTCTGTGACCGTCAAAGCATCACAACGTGCCCGGTACGAAGCTCCTGTAATTCCCTTCATATGAGCCTTCATCGTCAGCCACCGGGAGGCACAAGGGGACATCTCCTCATACGCATCATCGGTGACACACTGATGCACACTCGGAAAATGCTCATAGATCCAgtactacaaaaaaaattaggttaacataacataaaaacatgtttacatCATAATCCAATGTAACATATTaacaacacaaaatttacctgtaaTAAAGTAAGGTACCCCCCAATCTGCTGTGTCGTGGTCTTAGAAGCTtcatctaactggtcatacatatgaaccaggGCCGCAGCTCCCCAGGCATAGCCCCTACTCTGACCCATGTCGCGAAAAGTCTCTAGATGCACCACATGAACAtttgttgcactcttgttagaaaaaagagtgcaaccgaccAGGTGCAGGAGATAAGCACGAGCTGCTACAATCCATCGTCGTGCCTGGCATCTCATCTCATATATCTCCCAAACCCATGAGAGGCGTACATATGCCCCGTGCGCTCGTACTGTCTCGGCTCTAGCCTCCTCACCAGACACCTCGAGCAACTCCATCAACAAAAATACCGCCTCATCCACGGAAAGAGCCTCGAAGCTATGGAAGGCGTCACTGATAGGGAGATGGAGGAGTGATGACACATCATCTAGTATGATCGTCAACTCTCCTactggaaggtggaaggtgctggtctccctgtgccacctctccacaaatgcggatataagtccaggatcgccGGTTACAACTGAACACTCGATCaatggacttaatcctgtggcgaCAACCAGCTCTTCAATCgcaggcactggcctcccaattaacgccaccttcctcccatgtgacaccAACTTCAGCTCAGGacgctcctgaattgaagtacaAATCATTCGAAATACACAAATATCaacaaattttaatgaaaaacaaatcaagaaGAAAAAGGTAAGAAATTATAATACATGTCCAGTCCAAATGGCATGTGCGACATGCTCTGCAAATGAAGTCAGAACTGATGGGTCACGGGGcccaccagggaatccctcaTCAGCATGTGACACCTCAGCACCATCACGACCTAAGTCCTCTGCAACAGTCGCATCTACGTCCGTGGTCATCTGAGGCACATCTTCACTCCTCTGAGCAACATCGTCAGCCATATGAGAGACATCCTCAGTCACCTGAGGAACATCCTCCACCATATGAGAAACATCCCCAATCACCTGAGGAACACCCTCATCAACCGTAATATGTACTCGTCGCCTACGGGCTGAtgcagtaggcctacgcctctgGGGAACATCGACTACATCATGCTCATCCTGTCTACCTCTTCCTATAACCCTAGCTAAAGCatgacctaaacctcgtgttctaaccatgatctgcaaatcatgAAGAACACATATTTTTTTGGATCAAATAAactattcatataattaaaaccCTACATATATTTACATAAATCTCCAGCCTTACATTATAAACCGTAATCACACTATCCTAAGCATTGTTGACTATCCTAAACTAAACCCTACACACTCAACCACTAAACATATATCTTACACTCAACTAGGTCCTAACCCTAATACccaattttttatgtaaatacaaaaaaacaaaaatttaacctaatatataatatttaattaatttttttacttaccaccaagaaatcataaatatttgatttattataaagcaaaatttatataaaaaaagcaacttcatttatattaaaaaaaacaaaactaatttaGGAGAAATTTAttccttcttccggaagaaccttcttccggtagAACGTTTTGTTATACCGGAAGAATGTTCTTCCAGAGAAGCTACCAGAAGAACCTCTTCTGGTAGCTTTactggaagaaccttcttctagTAGAACGTTTTGTTataccggaagaaggttcttccggtaaAGCTAACGGAAGAACTTGTTCCGGTAGCTTCTccgaaagaaccttcttccggtagCTTCTTCAGAAGAATCTTTTGTTCtgccggaagaaggttcttccggagaAGCTACTGGAACAAGTTCTTCCAGTAGCTttaccggaagaaccttcttccgatATAACAAAACATTCTACCGAAAGAAAGTTCTTTCGGTAAAGCTACCGGAAGAGGTTCTTTCGGTAGCTTCTTCGAAAGAACTTTTCttctaccggaagaaccttcttctagAGAAGCTACCGGAAGAACTTCTTTCGCCATTTTTCAGATGATTTTCAGGTCTTCTACCCTAAAGCCATGATCTCTAAATTAACTAAACAGTTAACCTACGAGAGGAGGGGAGATAAGGGTTACTAACCTCGACgaaaaaaatgcaacaatggCACCAGGGAAGCTTCACGGCAACGCAACAATGGCATATGGCATGCGCGGAGGAAGAAGAAACGAAGacaagaagaaagaaggcaGAAAGgtgtggaagaaaaaaaaaagggcagcatgttttctttttaaattttaacttaaggGCAATTTTGCCATTTCATAAAATTGTTGAGTGCACCAGAAacattgttgggtgcacctagcatgtcccttcttaaaatattgaaattgatttaagtaattgatctcttttaataatatattttttcatagacAGAAATTAATGATCAAACTTCTAATCACATGTTTAATATATAAAGTTATCAACTAATCATATATCACaccatattaattatttcataatatATTAAGCTCATGTTTTATAGATTATTTTGGATTTAAATTCACaacaaaaaaagagattattttgggtttaattgtatttttaatttctcaaatattgtgattgtgtatattttatcatttaatttaattaaactaattaaatccTCAAGTTTTTTCCTGTTTACAATCAAATCCCTTCATCCTAATTTCCTTCAAcatttaattattcaatttgtttgcaataaaaaatattatttttgtttattatttcataaacataaaaattggtTCTTAAGTATCTCAACACATCatttaattcaatcaaatcaatACAATGAAAGATTTTAGGTTATGGTAATTCAAATAGTCCATCTTTTAGCTGATACATTGTATTTAGTCATTGACATGTGATGCCTAAATTTCAAGGTTATTCCATTTAATATTAGATGAAATAAGGATAGAGCGAGATTTAATtgtaaatggaaaaaaatatttgatggaCCCATTtgatacatttaaaatttagtagATCAAACCAAGGTAAACACATTTGATCAAATTAGCTTATAATTACGTTAGTACAACGAGTTTATAAATTTCACGAGTGTTAATTTATTGTTATGTTTGGTGATTctaaaagtttgttttttttttttttgttaaacaagATTTTTTCAATAGATTCTATCATTTCTCGAAACATTACTTCaagtagtatttttaaaatattagtttctaattttttatattttattttatttttatccttaatatatttattcatttcctaattatattttttaaataaattattatttcatttttttaaaaacgctacTTGAAGTagcgttttttttaaaagatagaagttagattttaacattttatattttctttcacttttatcctcaatatatttattcagtttcgtgattattctttttaaataaatcatgattttattatttgttgtcATTTGAtacttttaaactattttaacaGATAATTTTATCCAACACTTATAACTTATTAACTTAATAA encodes the following:
- the LOC114398667 gene encoding uncharacterized protein LOC114398667, coding for MAKEVLPVASLEEGSSGRRKVLSKKLPKEPLPIMVRTRGLGHALARVIGRGRQDEHDVVDVPQRRRPTASARRRRVHITVDEGVPQVIGDVSHMVEDVPQVTEDVSHMADDVAQRSEDVPQMTTDVDATVAEDLGRDGAEVSHADEGFPGGPRDPSVLTSFAEHVAHAIWTGHERPELKLVSHGRKVALIGRPVPAIEELVVATGLSPLIDDAFHSFEALSVDEAVFLLMELLEVSGEEARAETVRAHGAYVRLSWVWEIYEMRCQARRWIVAARAYLLHLVGCTLFSNKSATNVHVVHLETFRDMGQSRGYAWGAAALVHMYDQLDEASKTTTQQIGGYLTLLQYWIYEHFPSVHQCVTDDAYEEMSPCASRWLTMKAHMKGITGASYRARCDALTGQLRWGPMVVTIRSERVLRQLGYILSIPPPPVSASLSYDDIDDRWMHFSDHVVAVGDLCVVPGQASDQPRHAPAPDHEDYMQPDIPQVPVAFDPPQHAVDDYEGYEAIAESLERVLNLRMVTAGTKLHDIMQDCLRIVRGGASTDGSVRARQRRHTEL